One Helianthus annuus cultivar XRQ/B chromosome 7, HanXRQr2.0-SUNRISE, whole genome shotgun sequence genomic region harbors:
- the LOC110911138 gene encoding protein MAINTENANCE OF MERISTEMS-like, whose amino-acid sequence MAIRYSGGPQNRDLLFLSGTRDHRADYIFSDPKVLADDGLLRVRRGSKKLWNFIRENSFLPNVSEYITLVGFAGVIMVDNRRVDSALISALGERWRLETNTFHMSFGEVTITLLDVEVLWGLKVDGYEVERV is encoded by the exons ATGGCGATTCGTTATAGTGGTGGTCCCCAAAATAGGGACCTGTTGTTTCTTAGTGGTACAAGAGACCACAGAGCTGATTACATTTTTTCGGATCCTAAAGTATTGGCAGACGACGGGTTATTACGAGTTAGAAGAGGAAGCAAGAAGCTATGGAATTTTATTCGGGAAAACTCCTTTCTGCCCAATGTGTCAGAATATATAACTTTGGTTGGTTTTGCTGGAGTTATCATGGTTGATAACCGAAGGGTTGATAGTGCGTTGATATCCGCCTTAGGTGAAAGATGGCGGCTTGAAACGAACACATTTCATATGTCATTCGGAGAGGTAACGATAACACTACTAGATGTGGAAGTCTTGTGGGGTTTAAAAGTTGACGGCTATGAG GTGGAAAGAGTTTAG